A stretch of the Capsicum annuum cultivar UCD-10X-F1 chromosome 8, UCD10Xv1.1, whole genome shotgun sequence genome encodes the following:
- the LOC107840609 gene encoding coiled-coil domain-containing protein 124 has protein sequence MPKKMGVNSKAEASRARKSAAESERKDRESREKEDQYWREAEGAKPRAAKKREEEAEKRAEAAAKKAEARRLAELEEKELEKSLKKPDKKANRVGVPVPKVTEAELRQRKEAEQAALAKKAEEDKRRQSRMAAEEEYEKMVLVTNRNRDDSIIEASTVDDAIAHLAISDSLPPDRHPEKRLRAAFKAFEEAELRTLKEEKPGLTHTQYKDLIWKLWKKSPDNPLNQIADKS, from the exons ATGCCGAAAAAAATGGGAGTGAATAGTAAAGCCGAAGCATCTAGGGCTCGGAAAAGCGCCGCCGAATCGGAGCGCAAAGACCGTGAATCTCGTGAAAAAGAAGACCAGTATTGGCGCGAGGCTGAAGGAGCCAAGCCACGTGCTGCTAAGAAACGCGAAGAAGAAGCCGAGAAGAGAGCCGAGGCCGCAGCGAAGAAAGCCGAGGCGCGTCGCCTTGCCGAGCTGGAGGAGAAGGAGCTGGAGAAGTCGCTGAAGAAGCCGGATAAGAAAGCAAATCGTGTTGGCGTTCCGGTACCAAAGGTGACTGAGGCGGAACTAAGGCAGAGGAAGGAGGCGGAGCAGGCAGCTTTAGCGAAGAAGGCGGAGGAGGACAAAAGGAGGCAGAGCCGTATGGCTGCAGAGGAGGAGTATGAAAAAATGGTGCTTGTAACCAATAGGAATCGTGATGATTCAATTATAGAGGCTAGTACTGTGGATGATGCCATTGCTCACTtggctatttcagatagtttgcCGCCGGATAGGCATCCTGAGAAGAGACTCAGGGCAGCCTTTAAG GCTTTTGAGGAGGCTGAGCTTCGTACTCTGAAGGAGGAGAAACCAGGTCTGACGCACACTCAGTACAAAGACTTGATTTGGAAGCTATGGAAGAAATCTCCGGATAATCCTCTTAACCAG